A genome region from Rattus norvegicus strain BN/NHsdMcwi chromosome 17, GRCr8, whole genome shotgun sequence includes the following:
- the Rpl27al1 gene encoding large ribosomal subunit protein uL15-like: MRHGHSRVGKCRKHPGGCGNAGGLHHHRINFDKYHPGYFRKVGMRHYHLKRNQSFCPTVNLDKLWTLVSEQTRVNAAKNKTGAAPTIDVVLSGYYKVLGKGKFPKQPVIMKAKFFSRRAEEKIKGVGGACVLVA; encoded by the coding sequence ATGAGACACGGCCACAGTCGCGTCGGTAAGTGCCgcaagcacccaggaggctgcGGGAATGCTGGAGGCCTGCATCACCACAGGATCAACTTTGACAAATATCATCCAGGTTACTTCAGGAAAGTTGGCATGAGGCATTACCACTTGAAGAGGAACCAGAGCTTCTGCCCAACTGTCAACCTGGATAAATTATGGACGTTGGTCAGTGAGCAGACACGGGTCAATGCAGCAAAAAACAAGACTGGAGCTGCTCCCACCATTGATGTTGTTCTATCAGGCTACTACAAAGTACTGGGGAAGGGAAAGTTCCCTAAGCAACCTGTCATCATGAAGGCCAAATTCTTCAGCAGAAGAGCTGAAGAGAAGATAAAGGGTGTTGGAGGTGCCTGTGTTCTGGTAGCTTAA